From a region of the Aliiroseovarius sediminilitoris genome:
- a CDS encoding FkbM family methyltransferase has protein sequence MQDTDGPQALEIAKLTQQLEKLMRRQARNQRAAHAKGLLQGICSMLKPGDVVLDCGANIGEVTVPLAKTGAHIHAFEPDPYAFGKLSDATRDLDNVTLHNAAVGTKTGTINLMRAENFGDNPRGASVKSTVISGGRKIDETTENTLEVPLISLPDFLADLTAKHGQIAFLKMDIEGAELEILEAMLADGLFDKITLTVAETHENKFKALRDRFRALRAAVAKAHPPTRVNLDWI, from the coding sequence ATGCAAGATACAGACGGCCCGCAGGCGTTGGAGATCGCAAAGCTGACACAACAGCTTGAAAAGCTCATGCGGCGCCAAGCCAGAAACCAACGCGCCGCCCATGCCAAGGGGCTTTTGCAAGGCATCTGTTCGATGCTGAAACCCGGTGATGTCGTTCTGGACTGCGGCGCAAATATCGGCGAAGTCACCGTCCCGCTGGCAAAGACAGGCGCCCATATCCACGCGTTCGAACCTGACCCCTATGCGTTTGGCAAGCTGTCGGATGCGACCCGCGATTTGGACAACGTCACCCTTCATAACGCGGCTGTTGGAACGAAAACCGGCACGATCAACCTGATGCGGGCCGAGAATTTTGGTGACAACCCGCGCGGTGCGTCGGTCAAAAGCACAGTGATCAGTGGTGGGCGCAAGATTGACGAAACGACCGAAAACACTCTTGAAGTGCCGCTGATTTCACTTCCCGATTTCCTGGCCGATCTGACCGCAAAACATGGCCAGATCGCGTTTCTGAAAATGGATATCGAAGGGGCCGAGCTTGAAATTCTGGAAGCGATGCTGGCTGACGGGTTGTTTGACAAGATCACTCTGACCGTCGCTGAAACCCATGAAAACAAGTTCAAGGCGCTGCGCGACCGCTTCAGGGCGTTGCGCGCTGCCGTCGCGAAGGCACACCCACCGACGCGGGTCAATCTTGACTGGATCTAG
- a CDS encoding glycosyltransferase family 61 protein — protein sequence MKHNRYGGLSDQYATLKDAVVFPHIADNSCGVLDADGTFCEFSRGVMGPRRATTEPQMPRSDNLPRLEGCFLYGGWLRAHFGHFLLESTSRLWALDELADKIDGIVFTPFRRGGVGRARKEYGPFLDILSGGKPIRILREPTRVDTLFVPDPGFGHHGRMSGSPRYRVHTRAQVAAISPEGPERLYISRSALMDKRGGVLAETRIETLLRANGYTVFHPQQHSMAEQLARYRAARYVVGLDGSALHMAAYALQPGARVAMILRRRAGLLADLANQIELFANAKVHSLDALRASWVAHDAKRVDFRSIGELDFNLLQRQLTAAGFIDDSAPIGNLDPSEIDAILTGMDRGDMRRVPLND from the coding sequence ATGAAACATAATCGCTATGGTGGTCTTTCGGATCAATACGCAACGCTAAAGGATGCGGTTGTGTTCCCCCATATTGCGGATAATTCCTGTGGCGTTCTGGATGCAGATGGCACGTTCTGCGAATTTTCGCGTGGGGTCATGGGACCGCGCCGGGCGACGACAGAACCACAAATGCCACGCTCGGATAATTTACCCCGGCTTGAAGGTTGTTTTCTTTACGGTGGGTGGCTGCGCGCCCATTTCGGGCATTTCCTGCTGGAATCCACGTCCCGGCTTTGGGCGCTGGATGAACTGGCCGACAAGATCGACGGAATCGTATTCACGCCATTCAGGCGCGGCGGCGTCGGGCGGGCCAGAAAGGAATACGGGCCGTTTCTGGATATTCTGAGCGGCGGGAAACCCATCCGCATCCTGCGCGAGCCGACGCGCGTGGATACGCTGTTCGTTCCCGATCCGGGCTTTGGACATCACGGCCGGATGAGTGGCTCACCGCGCTACCGCGTGCACACCCGCGCCCAGGTGGCCGCGATTTCACCGGAAGGACCAGAGCGTCTTTACATCTCTCGCAGTGCCTTGATGGACAAACGTGGCGGCGTGTTGGCTGAAACCCGGATTGAGACATTGCTAAGGGCCAATGGCTATACCGTGTTTCACCCCCAGCAGCACAGTATGGCGGAACAATTGGCCCGTTACAGAGCCGCGCGTTACGTGGTCGGCTTGGACGGCTCGGCGCTTCATATGGCGGCCTATGCGTTGCAACCGGGCGCGCGCGTGGCAATGATCTTGCGTCGGCGGGCGGGCTTGTTGGCGGATTTGGCCAACCAGATCGAACTGTTCGCAAACGCAAAGGTGCACAGTCTGGACGCACTGCGCGCAAGCTGGGTGGCACATGATGCAAAACGGGTCGATTTCCGGTCGATCGGAGAGCTGGATTTCAACCTGTTGCAACGCCAACTGACCGCCGCAGGCTTCATCGACGACAGCGCGCCGATCGGCAATCTGGACCCGTCCGAGATTGACGCGATTCTGACCGGGATGGACCGCGGCGATATGCGCCGCGTTCCTCTGAACGACTAG